The Pseudomonas sp. IB20 region GCTGTTGCTGGTGTTCTTCGCCTCGGCGATTGTGATGCCGCACATGTACCACATGACGTTCACCGAAAACCTCAACCCGCGCTCCCTGGTCAGCGCCAGCTGGGGCCTGCCGCTGTTCCTGTTGCTGATGAGCCTGGCGGTGCCGTTGATTCTATGGGCCGGCCTCAAGCTGGGGGCGACCACCAACCCGGAATACTTCACCCTCGGCGTCGGCATTGCCGCCAATAGCAAATCCCTGGCGTTGCTGGCTTACGTCGGCGGTTTGTCAGCGGCCAGTGGCTTAATCATCGTCACCACGCTGGCACTGTCGGGCATGGCGCTCAATCACTTGGTGCTGCCGCTGTATCAGCCGCCGGCCGAAGGCAACATTTACCGCTGGCTGAAATGGACGCGCCGCGCGCTGATCGTCGCAATCATCATGGCCGGCTATGGTTTCTACCTGCTGCTGGGCGCCGGGCAAGACTTGGCCAACCTCGGCATCGTCGCGTTCGTCGCCACCTTGCAGTTCCTGCCGGGCGTGTTGTCGGTGCTGTACTGGCCGACGGCCAATCGCCGTGGGTTTATCGCCGGGCTGCTGGCGGGGATTCTGGTGTGGATCGTCACCATGCTGCTACCGCTGGTCGGTAACTTGCAGGGCTTCTACATTCCGTTGCTGAACATGATTTACGTGCTCGATGACACCAGCTGGCACATGGCGGCCATCGCCTCGCTGGCGGCCAACGTGCTGATGTTCACCCTGATCTCGTTGTTCACCAACGCCAGCCCCGAAGAAACCAGCGCCGCCGAAGCCTGCGCAGTGGACAACGTGCGCCGCCCGCAACGCCGCGAACTGCATGCTGCCTCGCCCCAGGAATTCGCCACGCAACTGGCCAAGCCGTTGGGCGCCAAGGCTGCGCAGAAGGAAGTCGAGCAGGCGCTGCGCGATCTGTACCTGCCGTTCGACGAGCGCCGCCCGTACGCCCTGCGCCGCTTGCGCGACCGCATCGAGGCCAACCTGTCCGGGTTGATGGGGCCGAGCGTGTCCCAGGACATGGTCGAAACCTTCCTGCCCTATAAGGCCGGCGGCGAAAACTATGTGACCGAAGATATCCATTTCATCGAGAGCCGGCTGGAGGACTACCACTCACGCCTCACCGGCCTTGCCGCCGAACTCGATGCGCTGCGCCGTTACCACCGCCAAACCCTGCAAGAATTGCCGATGGGCGTGTGTTCCCTGGCCAAGGATCAAGAGATCCTGATGTGGAACAAGGCCATGGAAGAACTGACCGGCATCGCGGCGCAGCGGGTGGTGGGCTCACGCCTGAACACCCTGGGCGACCCATGGAAAGAACTGCTGCAAGGCTTTATCAACCTGCCCGACGAGCATTTGCACAAGCAGCACCTGGCGCTCGACGGCCAGACCCGCTGGCTCAACCTGCACAAAGCCGCCATCGACGAGCCGCTGGCGCCCGGTAACAGCGGCCTGGTGCTGCTGGTTGAAGACTTGACCGACACGCAAATGCTCGAAGACAAGCTGGTGCACTCCGAGCGACTGGCCAGCATTGGCCGTCTGGCGGCGGGCGTGGCCCACGAAATTGGCAACCCGATCACCGGTATCGCGTGCCTGGCGCAGAACCTGCGCGAGGAGCGCGAAGAAGACGGCGAAATCACCGAAATCAGCGGGCAGATCCTCGAACAGACCAAGCGCGTTTCGCGCATCGTGCAATCGCTGATGAGCTTCGCCCATTCCGGCGCCCATCAGAATCAGGACGAAGCGGTGTGTCTGGCCGAAGTGGCGCAGGATGCCATTGGGCTACTGGCCTTGAACCGGCGCAATTTCGAAGTACAGTTCTTCAATCTGTGCGACCCGGACCACTGGGTCGACGGCGATTCCCAACGCTTGGCGCAGGTGCTGATCAACCTGCTGTCCAACGCCCGCGACGCCTCCCCGCCGCACAGCGCGGTACGCGTCAAGAGCGAGGCTTTCGAGCACACGGTCGATCTGATCGTGGAAGACGAAGGCAGCGGTATTCCACAGAACATCATGGACCGATTGTTCGAACCTTTCTTCACCACCAAGGACCCCGGTGAAGGTACCGGTCTGGGCCTTGCACTGGTCTATTCCATCGTTGAAGAGCATTATGGACAAATCACCATCGACAGCCCGGCTGACACCGAAAGCCAACGCGGCACCCGTATTCGGGTGACCTTGCCGCGTCATGTCGAAGCGACGTCCGCTGTGAACTGAGACCGTCGAGAGAATTGAATCAATGCCGCACATTTTGATCGTCGAAGACGAAACAATTATCCGCTCTGCCTTGCGTCGCCTGCTTGAACGTAATCAGTACCAGGTCAGCGAAGCCGGCTCGGTGCAGGAAGCCCAAGAGCGATTCAGCATTCCCACGTTCGACCTGATTGTCAGCGACCTGCGCCTGCCGGGCGCGCCCGGTACCGAGCTGATCAAGCTTGGCCAGGGCACCCCGGTGCTGATCATGACCAGCTACGCCAGCCTGCGCTCGGCAGTGGACTCGATGAAGATGGGCGCGGTGGACTACATCGCCAAGCCTTTCGACCACGACGAAATGCTCCAGGCCGTGGCCCGCATTCTGCGCGACCGTCAGTCGGCCAGCAGCGCGCCCGCCGAACAGCGCCCCGCCGGCAAGGCTGCCAATGGTGCGGACAAGCCAGGCGTCGACAACAGCAATGGCGAGATCGGCATCATCGGCTCCTGCCCGCCCATGCAGGATCTTTACAGCAAGATCCGCAAAGTGGCGCCCACCGACTCCAATGTATTGATCCAGGGCGAGTCGGGCACCGGTAAAGAACTGGTGGCCCGCGCCCTGCACAACCTGTCCAAGCGCGCCAAGGCACCGATGATTTCGGTGAACTGCGCAGCGATCCCCGAATCCCTGATCGAGTCCGAACTGTTCGGCCACGAAAAAGGCGCGTTTACCGGCGCCAGCGCCGGGCGTGCGGGCCTGGTGGAAGCGGCGGACGGCGGCACGTTATTTCTCGACGAAATCGGCGAGCTACCCCTGGAAGCCCAGGCGCGCTTGCTGCGCGTGTTGCAGGAAGGCGAGATTCGCCGCGTAGGCTCGGTGCAATCACAGAAGGTCGATGTTCGCCTGATCGCAGCGACCCACCGTGACCTCAAGAGCCTGGCCAAGATCGGCCAGTTCCGTGAAGACTTGTATTACCGCCTGCACGTGATCGCCCTCAAGTTGCCGGCCCTGCGTGAGCGCGGCGCCGACGTCAACGAGATCGCCAGTGCCTTTCTGCTGCGCCAGAGCGCGCGCATCAACCGCACCGATCTCAAGTTCGCACCGGACGCTGAGCAGGCGATTCGGCATTACTCTTGGCCGGGTAACGTGCGGGAACTGGAGAATGCGGTCGAGCGAGCGGTGATCCTGTCGGAGAGCCCGGAAATTTCCGCCGAGCTGCTGGGCATCGATATCGAGCTCAGTGACCTGGAAGACGACGACTTCATCGGCCTGGCCCCACAACAGGGCAGTAGCAATACCAGCCATGAGCCGACGGAAGATTTGTCATTGGAAGATTACTTCCAGCACTTCGTCCTTGAGCATCAGGACCACATGACCGAGACCGAACTGGCTCGCAAGCTGGGCGTGAGCCGCAAGTGCCTGTGGGAACGGCGCCAGCGCCTGGGTATTCCACGGCGCAAGACCGGGGTGGCCAGCGAAAGTTGAGGGTGTGCCCCCACAGGTAACACTCTCAGATGTGAAAAAACTGTTACCGCTGCTTTTTCGCGTAACAAAAGCCGGGGCTTACGGTAACGAAGCCCCGGCTTTTTTTGGCCCTCAAAAAACCCGAAACCACCTCAACCCCCCGATTTTGCTGGGCGGCACAAAAGTTGGCACGCACCCTGCTATATGCTTAGTACAAAAACAATAACAAGCTCAGTACCAGACAATAAAAATAAGACGAATCGACTCACGCATAATAAAAACAACACGGCGGAGGCGCAGCTAACTGATTCTTTTGGAGAGGCGTTGCATTTGGGGCTTGCCCCGCAACCAGGCCGAGAACAACAAAAACTGCCCTAAGGCAGAGCCTGAACTGGTTGGATCGTAGATCAGCAACACAGCGACCAAAGCAATCCGTTTGCTCTTGACTCCCGATTGGGAGTGTCATGAAGGTAAAACTTCACGGCGAGGGCGATCAACAAAAACAAGAAGCCCGCAATCAATAATAAAAATAGAGCACGCAACTACTTCTGGGGGAGCTTCGGC contains the following coding sequences:
- a CDS encoding sigma-54-dependent transcriptional regulator, which encodes MPHILIVEDETIIRSALRRLLERNQYQVSEAGSVQEAQERFSIPTFDLIVSDLRLPGAPGTELIKLGQGTPVLIMTSYASLRSAVDSMKMGAVDYIAKPFDHDEMLQAVARILRDRQSASSAPAEQRPAGKAANGADKPGVDNSNGEIGIIGSCPPMQDLYSKIRKVAPTDSNVLIQGESGTGKELVARALHNLSKRAKAPMISVNCAAIPESLIESELFGHEKGAFTGASAGRAGLVEAADGGTLFLDEIGELPLEAQARLLRVLQEGEIRRVGSVQSQKVDVRLIAATHRDLKSLAKIGQFREDLYYRLHVIALKLPALRERGADVNEIASAFLLRQSARINRTDLKFAPDAEQAIRHYSWPGNVRELENAVERAVILSESPEISAELLGIDIELSDLEDDDFIGLAPQQGSSNTSHEPTEDLSLEDYFQHFVLEHQDHMTETELARKLGVSRKCLWERRQRLGIPRRKTGVASES
- a CDS encoding sensor histidine kinase, with amino-acid sequence MPMSFSLTQMLLISAAYLAALFAVAWISERGMIPRAIIRHPLTYTLSLGVYASAWAFYGTVGLAYQYGYGFLSSYLGVSGAFLLAPVLLYPILKITRTYQLSSLADLFAFRFRSTWAGALTTIFMLLGVLPLLALQIQAVADSISILTREPVQHRVALAFCALITLFTIFFGSRHIATREKHEGLVFAIAFESVIKLIAIGGVGLYALYGVFDGPQQLELWLLQNQTALAALHTPLQEGPWRTLLLVFFASAIVMPHMYHMTFTENLNPRSLVSASWGLPLFLLLMSLAVPLILWAGLKLGATTNPEYFTLGVGIAANSKSLALLAYVGGLSAASGLIIVTTLALSGMALNHLVLPLYQPPAEGNIYRWLKWTRRALIVAIIMAGYGFYLLLGAGQDLANLGIVAFVATLQFLPGVLSVLYWPTANRRGFIAGLLAGILVWIVTMLLPLVGNLQGFYIPLLNMIYVLDDTSWHMAAIASLAANVLMFTLISLFTNASPEETSAAEACAVDNVRRPQRRELHAASPQEFATQLAKPLGAKAAQKEVEQALRDLYLPFDERRPYALRRLRDRIEANLSGLMGPSVSQDMVETFLPYKAGGENYVTEDIHFIESRLEDYHSRLTGLAAELDALRRYHRQTLQELPMGVCSLAKDQEILMWNKAMEELTGIAAQRVVGSRLNTLGDPWKELLQGFINLPDEHLHKQHLALDGQTRWLNLHKAAIDEPLAPGNSGLVLLVEDLTDTQMLEDKLVHSERLASIGRLAAGVAHEIGNPITGIACLAQNLREEREEDGEITEISGQILEQTKRVSRIVQSLMSFAHSGAHQNQDEAVCLAEVAQDAIGLLALNRRNFEVQFFNLCDPDHWVDGDSQRLAQVLINLLSNARDASPPHSAVRVKSEAFEHTVDLIVEDEGSGIPQNIMDRLFEPFFTTKDPGEGTGLGLALVYSIVEEHYGQITIDSPADTESQRGTRIRVTLPRHVEATSAVN